The sequence CATGGGTGGCCGGTCAGGAATACCGGTTTTCCGGCATCGGCTATGCCCCATACGGTGAAATAGAACGAGATGGCGCCCGACTGACCGAGCTCCCGACCGCACTGCATGATTTGCTCTTCATAGCCTTTCTCTGCAATGATGCCGCAGTTCGCCTTGAGCAAAACATCTGGACCATCACAGGCGACCCAACCGAGGCGGCTCTGGTTTCTGCCGTTGAAAAAGCGGGCCTTTCGAGTCAGGATCTCCGCATAAACAATGCCAGGCTGGACGTGATTCCGTTCGAGTCAGACACCAAATTCATGGCCACACTGAACAGAATTGCAGGGGAAAATCATATTCTCCTGAAGGGGGCCCCGGAAACTGTCCTTGAGCGCTGCGCCCTGAGCGAAGAAGAATTGCACCGAATCAATGACGCTATGGCCACCTATGCCCGCCAGGGCATGAGGGTCATAGCTTTTGCAAATAAGAAAAACGTATCTGAGGATCAGATTCACCCCGAGTCCGTCCGTGGCGATTTACATTTTGCAGGTTTACTCTGCATGATCGACCCACCCAGAACCGAAGCGATGGATGCCATAAAGGTCTGCCATAGCGCCGGGATTACTGTTAAAATGATAACAGGTGATCATCCTGTTACAGCCGAGGCAATCGGTCGCCAGCTCGGCCTCTTAAGCCAGGAACAAAGCGCCATGTCGGGCCGTGATCTGGTCGGTCTTTCCGAAAAACAGCTCCAGGATGCGGCCTTGAGTACCAATGTCTTTGCGAGGGTGGCTCCTGAGCATAAAATCCAGCTCGTCGAGGCCCTTCAGGCCCAGCGCCATATCGTCGCCATGACCGGAGACGGCGTCAATGACGCACCAGCCATCAAGCGCGCCGACATCGGCATTGCCATGGGCATAACCGGCACAGCCGTATCAAAAGAAGCGGCCAAAGTTGTACTTATGGACGACAACTTCGCATCCATCACGGCAGCGGTTGAAGAGGGCCGCCGGGTATATGATAACCTCATTAAATCCCTGGCATTTATGCTGCCCACCAACCTCGGACTGGCCTGCACCTTGTCGGTTGCGATGTTCTTCTTCCCGACAATTCAGGTTGATGGTGTCAATGAGCTACTTATGGCCATGTCCCCCAGCCAGACCCTGTGGATAAATCTGGTGGCGAGCATTACCCTGTCAATCCCACTGTCCTTTGAGGTGCTCGAACCCAACGCCATGAGGCGGCAACCGCGCTCTCCTGACGAACCTGTATTTTCTGGTTTCATCGTCGCGCGCTTGATTATTGTCGGACTTCTCATGGCGGCAGGCGCTTGCGGACTGTTCCTCTGGGAATACTACCGCATCATCGGCATGGAGCCAGTGACGAGCGCCAGACATGCCCTGGCCCTCTCCGAGGCTCAGACCCTCTGCGTTACAAGCATCACCTTCACCCAGATATTTTACCTGTTTAACTGCAGGTCTCTGCATTCCTCGTTCTTTAGCCAGGGATTTTTCAGCAACCCGCCTATATTTATCGGCATAGGAGTCCTGATAATGCTCCAGGCCTGCTTCATATATCTACCGCCTCTGCAGACACTTTTTGGATCAGCGCCGCTTGATGGCCGGGCATGGATGTTCGCCATGGGGGTAGGAGCAATAGTTCTGCCGGTGATATCTATTGACAAATGGATCAGAAATCGCAGAAGCGCGGGCTTAAGCAATGGAGCAAAGGAAACAAGATGATAGGAGCTGGCAAGACTGACAAGGTCGCAAAAAGTTCAATTTACGTCTTTCCGGTGAAGGCCTGAATCCAGAAATATCTGAAAAGGATGCAGGATCAAGTCCGGCATGTCACTGAAGCCCATTTCTGACTTTTTGCGA is a genomic window of Desulforegula conservatrix Mb1Pa containing:
- a CDS encoding cation-transporting P-type ATPase; this encodes MQENTAKPDGILWHALSDQDVMSELQTSLSGLTGNEAAERLQRYGANTLLRKGSDSPWLIFWRQINNPIGWLLIASGALAIGLQKYTDSVVVFGAVIVNAIIGFMQEYRAGQAIEALAAMIPEFATAIRDGQSIAVSAESLVPGDVVTLQSGDKVPADLRLIKVKNLLVEEAALTGESLPVAKRNEAVALDAPLGDRISMAFSGTLVLQGTATGIVVATGGGTELGRINALLNQTGQMETPLTRQLNKVSNGITAAVVAIVAILISFGIWVKDAPIGESLMVAVSLAVAAIPEGLPAVITICLAVGVRRMAERHAVVRHLPAVETLGSTTVICSDKTGTLTRNEMTVQVAWVAGQEYRFSGIGYAPYGEIERDGARLTELPTALHDLLFIAFLCNDAAVRLEQNIWTITGDPTEAALVSAVEKAGLSSQDLRINNARLDVIPFESDTKFMATLNRIAGENHILLKGAPETVLERCALSEEELHRINDAMATYARQGMRVIAFANKKNVSEDQIHPESVRGDLHFAGLLCMIDPPRTEAMDAIKVCHSAGITVKMITGDHPVTAEAIGRQLGLLSQEQSAMSGRDLVGLSEKQLQDAALSTNVFARVAPEHKIQLVEALQAQRHIVAMTGDGVNDAPAIKRADIGIAMGITGTAVSKEAAKVVLMDDNFASITAAVEEGRRVYDNLIKSLAFMLPTNLGLACTLSVAMFFFPTIQVDGVNELLMAMSPSQTLWINLVASITLSIPLSFEVLEPNAMRRQPRSPDEPVFSGFIVARLIIVGLLMAAGACGLFLWEYYRIIGMEPVTSARHALALSEAQTLCVTSITFTQIFYLFNCRSLHSSFFSQGFFSNPPIFIGIGVLIMLQACFIYLPPLQTLFGSAPLDGRAWMFAMGVGAIVLPVISIDKWIRNRRSAGLSNGAKETR